A region of Arabidopsis thaliana chromosome 5, partial sequence DNA encodes the following proteins:
- the PDAT gene encoding phospholipid:diacylglycerol acyltransferase (phospholipid:diacylglycerol acyltransferase (PDAT); FUNCTIONS IN: phosphatidylcholine-sterol O-acyltransferase activity, phospholipid:diacylglycerol acyltransferase activity; INVOLVED IN: lipid metabolic process; LOCATED IN: endoplasmic reticulum, vacuole; EXPRESSED IN: 25 plant structures; EXPRESSED DURING: 15 growth stages; CONTAINS InterPro DOMAIN/s: Lecithin:cholesterol acyltransferase (InterPro:IPR003386); BEST Arabidopsis thaliana protein match is: Lecithin:cholesterol acyltransferase family protein (TAIR:AT3G44830.1); Has 1807 Blast hits to 1807 proteins in 277 species: Archae - 0; Bacteria - 0; Metazoa - 736; Fungi - 347; Plants - 385; Viruses - 0; Other Eukaryotes - 339 (source: NCBI BLink).), producing MPLIHRKKPTEKPSTPPSEEVVHDEDSQKKPHESSKSHHKKSNGGGKWSCIDSCCWFIGCVCVTWWFLLFLYNAMPASFPQYVTERITGPLPDPPGVKLKKEGLKAKHPVVFIPGIVTGGLELWEGKQCADGLFRKRLWGGTFGEVYKRPLCWVEHMSLDNETGLDPAGIRVRAVSGLVAADYFAPGYFVWAVLIANLAHIGYEEKNMYMAAYDWRLSFQNTEVRDQTLSRMKSNIELMVSTNGGKKAVIVPHSMGVLYFLHFMKWVEAPAPLGGGGGPDWCAKYIKAVMNIGGPFLGVPKAVAGLFSAEAKDVAVARAIAPGFLDTDIFRLQTLQHVMRMTRTWDSTMSMLPKGGDTIWGGLDWSPEKGHTCCGKKQKNNETCGEAGENGVSKKSPVNYGRMISFGKEVAEAAPSEINNIDFRGAVKGQSIPNHTCRDVWTEYHDMGIAGIKAIAEYKVYTAGEAIDLLHYVAPKMMARGAAHFSYGIADDLDDTKYQDPKYWSNPLETKLPNAPEMEIYSLYGVGIPTERAYVYKLNQSPDSCIPFQIFTSAHEEDEDSCLKAGVYNVDGDETVPVLSAGYMCAKAWRGKTRFNPSGIKTYIREYNHSPPANLLEGRGTQSGAHVDIMGNFALIEDIMRVAAGGNGSDIGHDQVHSGIFEWSERIDLKL from the exons ATGCCCCTTATTCATCGGAAAAAGCCGACGGAGAAACCATCGACGCCGCCATCTGAAGAGGTGGTGCACGATGAGGATTCGCAAAAGAAACCACACGAATCTTCCAAATCCCACCATAAGAAATCGAACGGAGGAGGGAAGTGGTCGTGCATCGATTCTTGTTGTTGGTTCATtgggtgtgtgtgtgtaacCTGgtggtttcttctcttcctttacAACGCAATGCCTGCGAGCTTCCCTCAGTATGTAACGGAGCGAATCACGGGTCCTTTGCCTGACCCGCCCGGTGTTAAGCTCAAAAAAGAAGGTCTTAAGGCGAAACATCCTGTTGTCTTCATTCCTGGGATTGTCACCGGTGGGCTCGAGCTTTGGGAAGGCAAACAATGCGCTGATGGTTTATTTAGAAAACGTTTGTGGGGTGGAACTTTTGGTGAAGTCTACAAAAG GCCTCTATGTTGGGTGGAACACATGTCACTTGACAATGAAACTGGGTTGGATCCAGCTGGTATTAGAGTTCGAGCTGTATCAGGACTCGTGGCTGCTGACTACTTTGCTCCTGGCTACTTTGTCTGGGCAGTGCTGATTGCTAACCTTGCACATATTGGatatgaagagaaaaatatgtaCATGGCTGCATATGACTGGCGGCTTTCGTTTCAGAACACAGAG GTACGTGATCAGACTCTTAGCCGTATGAAAAGTAATATAGAGTTGATGGTTTCTACCAACGGTGGAAAAAAAGCAGTTATAGTTCCGCATTCCATGGGGGTCTTGTATTTTCTACATTTTATGAAGTGGGTTGAGGCACCAGCTCCTCTGGGTGGCGGGGGTGGGCCAGATTGGTGTGCAAAGTATATTAAGGCGGTGATGAACATTGGTGGACCATTTCTTGGTGTTCCAAAAGCTGTTGCAGGGCTTTTCTCTGCTGAAGCAAAGGATGTTGCAGTTGCCAG AGCGATTGCCCCAGGATTCTTAGACACCGATATATTTAGACTTCAGACCTTGCAGCATGTAATGAGAATGACACGCACATGGGACTCAACAATGTCTATGTTACCGAAGGGAGGTGACACGATATGGGGCGGGCTTGATTGGTCACCGGAGAAAGGCCACACCTGTTGTgggaaaaagcaaaagaacaaCGAAACTTGTGGTGAAGCAGGTGAAAACGGAGTTTCCAAGAAAAGTCCTGTTAACTATGGAAGGATGATATCTTTTGGGAAAGAAGTAGCAGAGGCTGCGCCATCTGAGATtaataatattgattttcGA GGTGCTGTCAAAGGTCAGAGTATCCCAAATCACACCTGTCGTGACGTGTGGACAGAGTACCATGACATGGGAATTGCTGGGATCAAAGCTATCGCTGAGTATAAGGTCTACACTGCTGGTGAAGCTATAGATCTACTACATTATGTTGCTCCTAAGATGATGGCGCGTGGTGCCGCTCATTTCTCTTATGGAATTGCTGATGATTTGGATGACACCAAGTATCAAGATCCCAAATACTGGTCAAATCCGTTAGAGACAAA ATTACCGAATGCTCCTGAGATGGAAATCTACTCATTATACGGAGTGGGGATACCAACGGAACGAGCATACGTATACAAGCTTAACCAGTCTCCCGACAGTTGCATCCCCTTTCAGATATTCACTTCTGCTCACGAGGAGGACGAAGATAGCTGTCTGAAAGCAGGAGTTTACAATGTGGATGGGGATGAAACAGTACCCGTCCTAAGTGCCGGGTACATGTGTGCAAAAGCGTGGCGTGGCAAGACAAGATTCAACCCTTCCGGAATCAAGACTTATATAAGAGAATACAATCACTCTCCGCCGGCTAACCTGTTGGAAGGGCGCGGGACGCAGAGTGGTGCCCATGTTGATATCATGGGAAACTTTGCTTTGATCGAAGATATCATGAGGGTTGCCGCCGGAGGTAACGGGTCTGATATAGGACATGACCAGGTCCACTCTGGCATATTTGAATGGTCGGAGCGTATTGACCTGAAGCTGTGA
- the PDAT gene encoding phospholipid:diacylglycerol acyltransferase: MFLLWPLCWVEHMSLDNETGLDPAGIRVRAVSGLVAADYFAPGYFVWAVLIANLAHIGYEEKNMYMAAYDWRLSFQNTEVRDQTLSRMKSNIELMVSTNGGKKAVIVPHSMGVLYFLHFMKWVEAPAPLGGGGGPDWCAKYIKAVMNIGGPFLGVPKAVAGLFSAEAKDVAVARAIAPGFLDTDIFRLQTLQHVMRMTRTWDSTMSMLPKGGDTIWGGLDWSPEKGHTCCGKKQKNNETCGEAGENGVSKKSPVNYGRMISFGKEVAEAAPSEINNIDFRGAVKGQSIPNHTCRDVWTEYHDMGIAGIKAIAEYKVYTAGEAIDLLHYVAPKMMARGAAHFSYGIADDLDDTKYQDPKYWSNPLETKLPNAPEMEIYSLYGVGIPTERAYVYKLNQSPDSCIPFQIFTSAHEEDEDSCLKAGVYNVDGDETVPVLSAGYMCAKAWRGKTRFNPSGIKTYIREYNHSPPANLLEGRGTQSGAHVDIMGNFALIEDIMRVAAGGNGSDIGHDQVHSGIFEWSERIDLKL; this comes from the exons ATGTTTTTGCTATG GCCTCTATGTTGGGTGGAACACATGTCACTTGACAATGAAACTGGGTTGGATCCAGCTGGTATTAGAGTTCGAGCTGTATCAGGACTCGTGGCTGCTGACTACTTTGCTCCTGGCTACTTTGTCTGGGCAGTGCTGATTGCTAACCTTGCACATATTGGatatgaagagaaaaatatgtaCATGGCTGCATATGACTGGCGGCTTTCGTTTCAGAACACAGAG GTACGTGATCAGACTCTTAGCCGTATGAAAAGTAATATAGAGTTGATGGTTTCTACCAACGGTGGAAAAAAAGCAGTTATAGTTCCGCATTCCATGGGGGTCTTGTATTTTCTACATTTTATGAAGTGGGTTGAGGCACCAGCTCCTCTGGGTGGCGGGGGTGGGCCAGATTGGTGTGCAAAGTATATTAAGGCGGTGATGAACATTGGTGGACCATTTCTTGGTGTTCCAAAAGCTGTTGCAGGGCTTTTCTCTGCTGAAGCAAAGGATGTTGCAGTTGCCAG AGCGATTGCCCCAGGATTCTTAGACACCGATATATTTAGACTTCAGACCTTGCAGCATGTAATGAGAATGACACGCACATGGGACTCAACAATGTCTATGTTACCGAAGGGAGGTGACACGATATGGGGCGGGCTTGATTGGTCACCGGAGAAAGGCCACACCTGTTGTgggaaaaagcaaaagaacaaCGAAACTTGTGGTGAAGCAGGTGAAAACGGAGTTTCCAAGAAAAGTCCTGTTAACTATGGAAGGATGATATCTTTTGGGAAAGAAGTAGCAGAGGCTGCGCCATCTGAGATtaataatattgattttcGA GGTGCTGTCAAAGGTCAGAGTATCCCAAATCACACCTGTCGTGACGTGTGGACAGAGTACCATGACATGGGAATTGCTGGGATCAAAGCTATCGCTGAGTATAAGGTCTACACTGCTGGTGAAGCTATAGATCTACTACATTATGTTGCTCCTAAGATGATGGCGCGTGGTGCCGCTCATTTCTCTTATGGAATTGCTGATGATTTGGATGACACCAAGTATCAAGATCCCAAATACTGGTCAAATCCGTTAGAGACAAA ATTACCGAATGCTCCTGAGATGGAAATCTACTCATTATACGGAGTGGGGATACCAACGGAACGAGCATACGTATACAAGCTTAACCAGTCTCCCGACAGTTGCATCCCCTTTCAGATATTCACTTCTGCTCACGAGGAGGACGAAGATAGCTGTCTGAAAGCAGGAGTTTACAATGTGGATGGGGATGAAACAGTACCCGTCCTAAGTGCCGGGTACATGTGTGCAAAAGCGTGGCGTGGCAAGACAAGATTCAACCCTTCCGGAATCAAGACTTATATAAGAGAATACAATCACTCTCCGCCGGCTAACCTGTTGGAAGGGCGCGGGACGCAGAGTGGTGCCCATGTTGATATCATGGGAAACTTTGCTTTGATCGAAGATATCATGAGGGTTGCCGCCGGAGGTAACGGGTCTGATATAGGACATGACCAGGTCCACTCTGGCATATTTGAATGGTCGGAGCGTATTGACCTGAAGCTGTGA
- the PDAT gene encoding phospholipid:diacylglycerol acyltransferase: MSLDNETGLDPAGIRVRAVSGLVAADYFAPGYFVWAVLIANLAHIGYEEKNMYMAAYDWRLSFQNTEVRDQTLSRMKSNIELMVSTNGGKKAVIVPHSMGVLYFLHFMKWVEAPAPLGGGGGPDWCAKYIKAVMNIGGPFLGVPKAVAGLFSAEAKDVAVARAIAPGFLDTDIFRLQTLQHVMRMTRTWDSTMSMLPKGGDTIWGGLDWSPEKGHTCCGKKQKNNETCGEAGENGVSKKSPVNYGRMISFGKEVAEAAPSEINNIDFRGAVKGQSIPNHTCRDVWTEYHDMGIAGIKAIAEYKVYTAGEAIDLLHYVAPKMMARGAAHFSYGIADDLDDTKYQDPKYWSNPLETKLPNAPEMEIYSLYGVGIPTERAYVYKLNQSPDSCIPFQIFTSAHEEDEDSCLKAGVYNVDGDETVPVLSAGYMCAKAWRGKTRFNPSGIKTYIREYNHSPPANLLEGRGTQSGAHVDIMGNFALIEDIMRVAAGGNGSDIGHDQVHSGIFEWSERIDLKL; encoded by the exons ATGTCACTTGACAATGAAACTGGGTTGGATCCAGCTGGTATTAGAGTTCGAGCTGTATCAGGACTCGTGGCTGCTGACTACTTTGCTCCTGGCTACTTTGTCTGGGCAGTGCTGATTGCTAACCTTGCACATATTGGatatgaagagaaaaatatgtaCATGGCTGCATATGACTGGCGGCTTTCGTTTCAGAACACAGAG GTACGTGATCAGACTCTTAGCCGTATGAAAAGTAATATAGAGTTGATGGTTTCTACCAACGGTGGAAAAAAAGCAGTTATAGTTCCGCATTCCATGGGGGTCTTGTATTTTCTACATTTTATGAAGTGGGTTGAGGCACCAGCTCCTCTGGGTGGCGGGGGTGGGCCAGATTGGTGTGCAAAGTATATTAAGGCGGTGATGAACATTGGTGGACCATTTCTTGGTGTTCCAAAAGCTGTTGCAGGGCTTTTCTCTGCTGAAGCAAAGGATGTTGCAGTTGCCAG AGCGATTGCCCCAGGATTCTTAGACACCGATATATTTAGACTTCAGACCTTGCAGCATGTAATGAGAATGACACGCACATGGGACTCAACAATGTCTATGTTACCGAAGGGAGGTGACACGATATGGGGCGGGCTTGATTGGTCACCGGAGAAAGGCCACACCTGTTGTgggaaaaagcaaaagaacaaCGAAACTTGTGGTGAAGCAGGTGAAAACGGAGTTTCCAAGAAAAGTCCTGTTAACTATGGAAGGATGATATCTTTTGGGAAAGAAGTAGCAGAGGCTGCGCCATCTGAGATtaataatattgattttcGA GGTGCTGTCAAAGGTCAGAGTATCCCAAATCACACCTGTCGTGACGTGTGGACAGAGTACCATGACATGGGAATTGCTGGGATCAAAGCTATCGCTGAGTATAAGGTCTACACTGCTGGTGAAGCTATAGATCTACTACATTATGTTGCTCCTAAGATGATGGCGCGTGGTGCCGCTCATTTCTCTTATGGAATTGCTGATGATTTGGATGACACCAAGTATCAAGATCCCAAATACTGGTCAAATCCGTTAGAGACAAA ATTACCGAATGCTCCTGAGATGGAAATCTACTCATTATACGGAGTGGGGATACCAACGGAACGAGCATACGTATACAAGCTTAACCAGTCTCCCGACAGTTGCATCCCCTTTCAGATATTCACTTCTGCTCACGAGGAGGACGAAGATAGCTGTCTGAAAGCAGGAGTTTACAATGTGGATGGGGATGAAACAGTACCCGTCCTAAGTGCCGGGTACATGTGTGCAAAAGCGTGGCGTGGCAAGACAAGATTCAACCCTTCCGGAATCAAGACTTATATAAGAGAATACAATCACTCTCCGCCGGCTAACCTGTTGGAAGGGCGCGGGACGCAGAGTGGTGCCCATGTTGATATCATGGGAAACTTTGCTTTGATCGAAGATATCATGAGGGTTGCCGCCGGAGGTAACGGGTCTGATATAGGACATGACCAGGTCCACTCTGGCATATTTGAATGGTCGGAGCGTATTGACCTGAAGCTGTGA